AAAATGTGGCGTGCAATGTCCTGCGCTTCGGTCAGGGAATGCATTTCATAGGTGCCGCATTGATACTCGTTCAGTTCCGGGATTTTACGCTGGTCGGTGACCTTAAGCACATCCGTCATGGCCGCTTTCCAGGCGTCCGCCACACGTTGCTCTTCCGGCGTGCCAATCAGGCTCATGTAGAAGCCGGTACGGCAACCCATAGGCGAGATATCGATGATTTCCACGCCGTCACCGTTAAGGTGGTCACGCATGAAACCAGCGAACAAGTGCTCCAGCGTGTGGATACCACGCTCCGGCATGATCTCCTGGTTAGGACGACAGAAACGCAGATCAAACACGGTAATCGTATCACCATGAGGGGTTGTCATGGTTTTGGCCACCCGAACGGCCGGCGCAGCCATACGAGTATGATCGACAGTAAAACTATCTAGTAATGGCATCTTGCCACCTCCTCATGAAAAATTTATTTCTCGTTTCCAGGAAACTTTTCTTACCGGTACCGGTCATAATAAATGAAAGACGCGCATTTATTATCATCATCCCTATTATCAGAGATGTTTCTTTGGCCACCCGATGACAATCGAGTGGCCTTTTCTTTTACCGGCTACCGGCCTTACTGTCTGGACAAATAGGCGTCAAAACTCAACGTATCTTCCGACTCCAGTTGACGCTGGTGCTGCCATGAACGCTCGCACTCAGAGGTAAACTGCACTTCAGACAGAATCTCCAGCGGCTCCTGCGACAGTTGTTCGCGGTACTGCCCGGCCAGTTGCAAACCAACACCGCCGCTGCCATTTTCCAGCATCATCGCCAGAATCCGGGCGGAGAACGTCTTGTCTGGGTCGTCGAACCCTTCCACCAGTTGGTCGCAGACCTGTCGATAGTACGACGTAGCCTGCCCCTGATCCAACAATTCCGCAACACGCCGCAGATCCGCAAACAGCGTGCGCCCAACATCAGCAATCGTCTGACGCGTCGTATCGCAGCCCATGCCTACCGTCTGACCCGGTTTACGGCCTTCCAGGATCACCTGATTCCAGTTTTTACGCGTGCAGAGCAGTTCCGCTTCGCTCATTTCCGGCGCATCCGCCAGCGCACACCAAATCAGGAACAGGTCGAGGAAGCGAGCCTGTTCGGCGCTGACGCCGGTTGCCGAGAACGGATTAATGT
The DNA window shown above is from Dickeya dadantii NCPPB 898 and carries:
- the luxS gene encoding S-ribosylhomocysteine lyase — protein: MPLLDSFTVDHTRMAAPAVRVAKTMTTPHGDTITVFDLRFCRPNQEIMPERGIHTLEHLFAGFMRDHLNGDGVEIIDISPMGCRTGFYMSLIGTPEEQRVADAWKAAMTDVLKVTDQRKIPELNEYQCGTYEMHSLTEAQDIARHILDHDVLVNKNDDLALPKDKLAELHI